One window from the genome of Eucalyptus grandis isolate ANBG69807.140 chromosome 7, ASM1654582v1, whole genome shotgun sequence encodes:
- the LOC104422921 gene encoding probable carboxylesterase 12 — translation MSSSEIAHDFSPHLRVYKDGRVERLEGTATVPPSFDQNTGVLSKDVIISASTPCLFARVYIRTENTINSHCGAKRRKLPLLVYFYGGAFCLETPFSPMYHNYLNSLVSEANVVAVSVHYRRAPEHPLPAAYDDSWTALEWVSSHLGGDGPDEWLSAYADLRKVYVAGDSAGGNIAHRMGLRFGCALKSKTSDWVEGIDLRGIILVQPFFMGNEPIGNERTDQATRSLLVRLWHLACPSAKDGCDDPWINPEKDLRLSRMGCARVLIFIAEREVQREREWLYRDSLVKSGWEGTVEVMETKGEGHQFHLFHPTSDDAVSLMRRFVSFLNENEISQGDGDCSSFSSSLSMVTANGVE, via the exons ATGAGTTCTTCTGAAATAGCCCATGATTTCTCTCCACACCTTCGAGTCTACAAAGACGGCCGAGTGGAACGACTCGAGGGCACGGCCACCGTCCCTCCATCGTTCGACCAGAACACCGGTGTCCTGTCCAAGGACGTCATCATCTCGGCCTCGACACCATGCCTCTTTGCTAGGGTTTACATCCGAACAGAAAACACCATCAACAGTCACTGCggtgcaaaaagaagaaaactcccACTTCTTGTTTACTTCTATGGAGGCGCCTTTTGCTTGGAAACTCCATTCTCTCCCATGTACCATAACTACCTGAACTCCTTGGTGTCAGAGGCCAATGTGGTCGCCGTGTCCGTTCACTATAGGAGAGCACCGGAGCATCCACTACCGGCGGCCTACGACGATTCATGGACCGCACTTGAATGGGTGTCATCGCATTTGGGTGGTGATGGTCCTGATGAGTGGCTGAGTGCGTACGCGGACTTGAGGAAGGTGTACGTGGCCGGAGACAGTGCCGGAGGTAACATAGCGCACCGAATGGGGCTGCGATTTG GTTGTGCACTGAAATCTAAGACTTCAGACTGGGTTGAAGGAATTGACCTTAGAGGCATCATCCTAGTTCAACCATTTTTCATGGGCAATGAACCAATTGGTAACGAGAGAACTGACCAGGCGACCCGGTCCTTGCTTGTCAGGCTGTGGCACCTAGCATGCCCGTCGGCCAAGGACGGGTGCGACGACCCGTGGATCAACCCAGAAAAGGATCTGAGGCTCTCGAGGATGGGTTGCGCTCGGGTCCTCATCTTCATCGCGGAGAGAGAGGTGCAGAGGGAGCGAGAGTGGCTTTACCGGGACTCGCTGGTGAAGAGCGGATGGGAAGGGACCGTGGAGGTCATGGAGACGAAAGGAGAGGGTCACCAGTTTCATTTGTTCCATCCAACGAGCGACGATGCAGTGAGTCTGATGAGGCGATTCGTTTCTTTCCTGAACGAGAACGAGATCAGTCAGGGTGACGGTGAttgctcttctttttcctcttcgcTTAGTATGGTGACTGCTAATGGTGTTGAATAA